One stretch of Hymenobacter chitinivorans DSM 11115 DNA includes these proteins:
- a CDS encoding NmrA family NAD(P)-binding protein, whose protein sequence is MDSFILVAGATGDLGGRITRALRQRGATVRAVVRSEADPTKVDYLTQLGVEVQHVDFSDQAALTRACAGASCVVSVLAGLREVIVDTQTQLLSAAVAAGVPRFIPSDFASDYTQQAPGLNRNFDLRREFQARLDQAPIAATSILNGAFAEVLTYNIPLLDFRQQQVGYWEDADWQIDFTTMNDTAAFTAAAALDPATPRFLRIASFQPSPRELVTVAEQAGRGQFALGRLGARQDLAAAIQHARAANPAGEQQLYADWQQMQYMLSMFSVQNNPLDNGRYPDLTWTNPVTFLTA, encoded by the coding sequence ATGGACTCTTTCATCTTAGTAGCCGGCGCTACCGGCGACCTGGGCGGCCGTATCACCCGCGCCCTGCGGCAGCGCGGGGCCACCGTGCGGGCCGTGGTACGGTCCGAAGCCGACCCGACCAAAGTTGACTACCTGACCCAGCTCGGCGTCGAGGTGCAGCACGTGGATTTTTCCGACCAGGCGGCCCTCACCCGGGCCTGCGCCGGGGCCAGCTGCGTGGTATCGGTGCTGGCGGGCCTGCGTGAGGTTATCGTCGATACTCAAACCCAGCTGCTCAGCGCGGCCGTGGCCGCCGGCGTGCCCCGCTTTATTCCCTCCGACTTTGCCAGCGACTACACCCAGCAGGCCCCGGGCCTGAACCGCAACTTCGACCTGCGGCGCGAGTTCCAGGCCCGCCTCGACCAGGCGCCCATTGCGGCCACCTCCATTCTCAACGGGGCCTTTGCCGAAGTGCTGACCTACAACATTCCCCTGCTCGACTTCCGGCAGCAGCAGGTGGGGTACTGGGAAGATGCCGACTGGCAGATCGACTTCACGACCATGAACGACACGGCCGCCTTTACCGCGGCGGCGGCCCTGGACCCGGCCACGCCCCGCTTCCTGCGCATTGCTAGCTTCCAGCCCAGCCCCCGTGAGTTGGTAACTGTTGCCGAGCAGGCCGGCCGGGGGCAGTTTGCACTGGGGCGCCTGGGCGCCCGCCAGGATCTGGCCGCGGCCATTCAGCACGCGCGGGCCGCCAACCCCGCCGGCGAGCAGCAGCTGTACGCCGACTGGCAGCAGATGCAATACATGCTGAGCATGTTCAGCGTGCAGAACAACCCGCTCGACAATGGCCGCTACCCGGACCTGACCTGGACCAATCCCGTCACTTTTTTAACTGCGTAA
- a CDS encoding septum formation inhibitor Maf — protein sequence MRLTCLPALLPLLLLSCSSAPSTAEETSGFSPTPEFSQYWQQGKAELTSYTLEQARYGEMRPGEAVLVFVTEDLSRTRQVKLDNPSATPKDALPVLKLNLSKKFLTGIYPYSILTSVFTPLNPKLSTVKVSTSVQEWCGNAFTQLNQRGAGYALSQKSYFESEGDVENKLGPAVLEDGLWNQIRLHPEALPQGPQQLIPSTIYCRLQHQPLRPTPATLTLTDAPAGKLGPAPARAYTVRYPAPLDRTLVIYFTQAFPHTILGWEETYPDRAGTAQPVRLTTRATRRKTILLDYWRTHGNADLRWRDSLSLSR from the coding sequence GCCTACCCGCCCTGCTCCCGTTGCTGCTGCTCAGCTGCTCCTCGGCCCCATCTACGGCCGAAGAAACCAGCGGCTTCTCGCCCACGCCCGAGTTTAGCCAGTACTGGCAGCAGGGCAAGGCCGAGCTAACGAGCTACACCCTGGAGCAGGCCCGCTACGGTGAAATGCGCCCGGGCGAGGCGGTGCTGGTGTTCGTGACGGAGGATTTGTCGCGGACCAGGCAGGTAAAGCTGGACAACCCCAGTGCTACGCCCAAAGACGCCCTGCCGGTGCTCAAACTGAATCTGAGCAAGAAGTTTTTGACCGGCATCTACCCCTACTCCATCCTCACCTCAGTCTTCACCCCCCTCAACCCCAAGCTGAGCACAGTTAAGGTCAGCACGTCGGTGCAGGAATGGTGCGGCAACGCTTTTACCCAGCTCAACCAGCGCGGCGCGGGCTACGCCCTGTCGCAGAAATCCTACTTCGAATCCGAGGGCGACGTGGAAAACAAGCTGGGCCCGGCCGTGCTGGAAGATGGCCTCTGGAACCAGATTCGCCTGCACCCAGAAGCCCTGCCCCAAGGCCCCCAGCAGCTGATACCCAGCACCATCTACTGCCGCCTGCAGCACCAGCCCCTGCGGCCTACCCCGGCCACCCTTACGCTGACCGACGCGCCGGCCGGTAAGTTGGGCCCGGCGCCGGCCCGGGCGTACACCGTCCGCTACCCCGCCCCGCTGGACCGGACACTGGTTATTTACTTCACGCAGGCCTTTCCCCACACCATTCTGGGCTGGGAAGAAACCTACCCCGACCGGGCCGGCACCGCCCAGCCCGTGCGCCTGACCACCCGCGCTACCCGCCGCAAAACCATCCTGCTCGACTACTGGCGCACCCACGGCAACGCCGACCTGCGCTGGCGCGACTCGCTCAGCCTCAGCCGCTAA
- a CDS encoding M3 family oligoendopeptidase produces MNTAPEPALASATDTQRPPRQYLPESFSVTDWESLEPYFIELRDRPLGSAQELERWLLDRSELESVLSEDLAWRYIRMTCDTQDQERADSFQYFVSEIEPNVAPYDHALNEKMMGSEFLEGLDPQRYRIFVRSVRQALEIYRPENIPLKTEISTKQQQYAATVGAMTVTLDGEEMTLPRAADRLKSPDRAVREEAYRAVQQRRLQDSKPLDQLFTDLVKLRHQMAQNAEFANFRDYMFAALGRFDYTPEDCFAFHRAIRETVVPLIDDIDLERRQDLELAELRPWDLDVDVTGKAPLRPFETGAELLDKTITVFERLDPYLGDCLKTMRQMGHLDLESRKGKAPGGYNYPLDETGVPFIFMNATSSLRDVITMLHEGGHAVHSFLTRSLPLSADKHPPSEVAELASMSMELISMDQWDLFFPDADELRRAKKTHLESVLETFPWVATIDKFQHWVYENPEHTEAERHAQWTRTFDEFNQRTVSWQGLENYKPYLWQKQLHLYEVPFYYIEYAMAQLGAIAVWRNFRQNPQEGLEAYKRALALGYTAPIGEIYAAAGIRFDFSTEYLRTLADFVREEMAKL; encoded by the coding sequence ATGAATACCGCCCCCGAACCTGCCCTCGCTTCGGCCACTGATACGCAGCGCCCGCCGCGTCAGTATTTGCCCGAGTCATTCTCCGTAACCGACTGGGAATCACTTGAGCCCTATTTCATTGAGCTCCGCGACCGGCCCCTGGGCTCGGCCCAGGAGCTGGAGCGCTGGCTGCTCGACCGCTCGGAGCTGGAAAGCGTGCTGAGCGAAGACCTGGCCTGGCGCTACATCCGCATGACCTGTGACACCCAGGACCAGGAGCGGGCCGACTCGTTTCAGTATTTCGTGAGCGAGATTGAGCCCAACGTGGCGCCCTACGACCACGCCCTGAATGAGAAAATGATGGGTTCGGAGTTCCTGGAAGGCCTCGACCCGCAGCGCTACCGCATTTTCGTGCGCTCGGTACGGCAGGCCCTGGAAATCTACCGGCCCGAGAACATTCCGCTCAAAACCGAAATCAGCACCAAGCAGCAGCAGTACGCCGCCACCGTGGGGGCCATGACCGTGACTCTCGACGGGGAGGAAATGACCCTGCCCCGGGCCGCCGACCGTCTCAAAAGCCCCGACCGGGCCGTGCGTGAGGAAGCCTACCGGGCCGTGCAGCAGCGCCGCCTCCAGGATTCCAAGCCCCTCGACCAGCTCTTTACCGACCTAGTGAAGCTGCGCCACCAGATGGCCCAGAATGCGGAGTTCGCCAACTTTCGCGACTATATGTTTGCCGCCCTGGGCCGGTTCGACTATACGCCCGAGGACTGCTTTGCCTTCCACCGCGCCATTCGGGAAACCGTGGTGCCCCTGATTGATGACATCGACCTGGAGCGCCGCCAGGACCTGGAACTGGCCGAGCTGCGCCCCTGGGACCTCGACGTGGACGTGACCGGCAAAGCCCCACTGCGGCCCTTCGAAACCGGCGCCGAGCTGCTCGACAAGACCATTACCGTTTTCGAGCGCCTCGACCCGTACTTGGGCGACTGCCTGAAAACGATGCGGCAGATGGGCCACCTCGATTTGGAGTCGCGCAAGGGCAAGGCCCCGGGTGGCTACAACTACCCGCTCGACGAAACCGGGGTGCCGTTCATCTTCATGAACGCCACTTCCTCCCTGCGCGATGTCATTACGATGCTGCACGAAGGCGGCCACGCGGTGCATTCCTTCCTGACCCGCTCCCTGCCGCTGTCGGCCGACAAGCACCCGCCGTCCGAGGTGGCCGAGCTGGCCTCGATGAGCATGGAGCTGATTTCGATGGACCAGTGGGACTTGTTCTTTCCCGATGCCGACGAGCTGCGCCGGGCCAAGAAAACCCACCTGGAAAGCGTGCTGGAAACCTTCCCCTGGGTAGCCACCATCGACAAATTCCAGCACTGGGTGTACGAAAACCCCGAGCACACCGAAGCCGAGCGTCACGCCCAGTGGACCCGCACCTTCGACGAGTTCAACCAGCGCACCGTGAGCTGGCAAGGCCTGGAAAACTACAAGCCTTACCTGTGGCAGAAGCAGCTGCACCTCTACGAAGTGCCCTTCTACTACATCGAATATGCCATGGCCCAGCTCGGCGCCATTGCCGTGTGGCGCAACTTCCGCCAGAACCCGCAGGAGGGGCTTGAAGCCTACAAGCGCGCCCTGGCCCTGGGTTACACCGCGCCCATCGGCGAAATCTACGCCGCGGCCGGCATCCGCTTCGACTTCAGCACCGAGTACCTGCGCACCCTGGCTGATTTCGTGCGCGAGGAAATGGCCAAGCTGTAG
- a CDS encoding helix-turn-helix transcriptional regulator codes for MPDYTTCTYTSELYEQPALASSSALNWPGARLERYQLPATTLPAHAHEQHLLLVHQGSQPVVASRRTGSRVEADQFRSGDVGLYPGGEYGPFGWDGPVDIIQVHLDAPMLETRARRDLDLRYFTLHERFRCEDGLLAQLSQQLLAAAGRAHTLGQLYAESLVTTLCYHLIEHHATFERRLAAGAGGRLPAVVLGRVDAYLEAHSEAPITLEVLAGLANLSVFHFARRFKHTTGRSPYQYVLDWKIRRARALLRAGELPVAAIGDALGFASPAHFAAAFKRAVGQSPRAFQQS; via the coding sequence ATGCCGGATTATACCACGTGTACCTACACCTCGGAGCTCTACGAGCAGCCGGCCCTGGCCAGCAGTAGCGCCCTCAACTGGCCGGGCGCGCGCTTGGAACGCTACCAGTTGCCCGCTACCACCCTGCCCGCCCATGCCCACGAGCAGCACCTGTTGCTCGTGCACCAGGGCAGCCAGCCCGTGGTGGCCAGCCGCCGCACCGGCTCCCGCGTGGAAGCCGACCAGTTCCGGAGCGGGGATGTAGGCCTGTATCCGGGCGGAGAATACGGTCCGTTTGGCTGGGATGGCCCCGTGGACATCATTCAGGTGCACCTGGATGCGCCAATGCTGGAAACCCGGGCCCGCCGCGACCTGGACCTGCGCTACTTCACCTTGCACGAGCGGTTTCGCTGCGAGGACGGACTGTTGGCCCAGCTAAGCCAGCAGCTCCTGGCCGCCGCCGGCCGGGCCCATACGCTGGGCCAGCTCTACGCCGAGTCGCTGGTCACGACGCTCTGCTACCACCTCATCGAGCACCACGCCACCTTCGAGCGCCGCCTAGCCGCTGGCGCCGGGGGCCGACTGCCGGCGGTGGTGCTGGGCCGGGTAGATGCCTACCTGGAAGCTCACTCGGAAGCTCCCATTACGCTGGAAGTACTGGCCGGTCTGGCGAACCTGAGCGTGTTTCACTTTGCCCGCCGCTTCAAGCACACCACCGGCCGCTCGCCCTACCAGTACGTGCTGGACTGGAAAATCCGGCGGGCGCGGGCCCTGCTGCGGGCCGGCGAGCTGCCGGTGGCCGCCATCGGCGACGCCCTGGGCTTTGCCTCGCCGGCGCACTTTGCGGCCGCCTTCAAGCGGGCCGTGGGTCAGAGTCCGCGGGCATTTCAGCAAAGCTAG
- a CDS encoding 2Fe-2S iron-sulfur cluster-binding protein: MLNVVEITHETADAATIHLERPDRQPVACEPGQFLTLILPCGPGGKKERRAYSLSSTPSEAPRLSVTVKRVVGGLVSNYLLDTVKVGQQLEVMAPLGNFTLKTSPKAARSIVLVGAGSGITPLMSILKAVVRDEPQSHVLLVYGNRNEESVIFRQQLQQLEAQAGGRLQVEHVFSQPTSPTSGHRHTGRLNRTTLLRILEQRHQFPAQQAEYYLCGPEGLMTEARAALDLLGVPAARIQRESFVAAAETIEAAAGQANGHGDVSDAADDKITARTVTIHYEGAEYEIEVKPSQTILEAALDQDIDLPYSCQAGLCTACRGKCLSGKVHLDEREGLSDSEMKQGYVLICVGHPVTDDVVIEVD, encoded by the coding sequence ATGCTTAACGTTGTGGAAATCACCCACGAAACCGCCGACGCCGCTACCATTCACCTCGAACGGCCCGACCGCCAGCCCGTGGCGTGTGAACCCGGCCAGTTCCTGACTTTGATTCTGCCCTGCGGCCCCGGCGGTAAAAAAGAGCGCCGGGCGTACTCCCTCAGCAGCACCCCTTCGGAGGCCCCGCGCCTGTCGGTTACGGTGAAGCGGGTCGTTGGTGGCTTGGTCAGCAACTACCTGCTCGATACGGTAAAAGTGGGCCAGCAGCTGGAAGTAATGGCCCCGCTGGGCAACTTTACCCTCAAAACCAGCCCCAAAGCGGCCCGCTCCATCGTGCTCGTCGGCGCCGGCAGCGGCATCACCCCGCTCATGTCGATTCTCAAGGCCGTCGTGCGCGACGAGCCCCAGAGCCACGTGCTGCTCGTGTACGGCAACCGCAACGAGGAATCGGTGATTTTCCGCCAGCAGCTGCAGCAACTGGAGGCCCAGGCCGGCGGCCGGCTGCAGGTCGAGCACGTGTTTAGCCAGCCCACCAGCCCCACCTCGGGCCACCGCCACACCGGCCGCCTCAACCGGACCACGCTGCTGCGCATTCTCGAGCAGCGCCACCAGTTTCCGGCCCAGCAGGCCGAATACTACCTCTGCGGCCCCGAGGGCCTGATGACCGAAGCCCGCGCCGCACTGGATTTGCTCGGCGTGCCGGCCGCCCGGATTCAGCGCGAGAGTTTCGTGGCCGCCGCCGAAACCATTGAGGCCGCCGCCGGCCAGGCCAACGGCCACGGCGACGTATCGGACGCGGCCGACGATAAAATCACGGCCCGCACCGTCACCATTCACTACGAGGGCGCCGAGTACGAAATCGAGGTGAAGCCCAGCCAGACTATTCTGGAAGCGGCTCTCGACCAGGACATCGACCTGCCCTACAGCTGCCAGGCTGGCTTGTGCACCGCCTGCCGCGGCAAGTGCCTCTCGGGCAAAGTCCACCTGGATGAGCGCGAAGGCCTGTCTGACTCAGAAATGAAGCAGGGCTACGTGCTCATCTGCGTGGGCCACCCCGTCACCGACGACGTGGTTATCGAAGTCGACTAG
- the thiL gene encoding thiamine-phosphate kinase has protein sequence MSDITPLENLGEFGLIRRIQETVTLRQPSTSLGIGDDAAILAPEAGHDLVVSTDMLVEGVHFDLTFCPLKHVGYKAVAVNVSDIAAMNATPTQIVVGLAIGSRYSVEAIDELYEGMRLACEAYNVDLVGGDTTASRGGLTISITAMGQVAHGQAVRRSGAKPNDLLCVTGDLGGAFLGLQVLEREKAAWTADPDMQPELSKYPYVLQRQLRPEARMDVVHELRDLGVVPTSMIDVSDGLASEVLHLCKASGTGARVFSENLPAANPMLEVADEFQLDPIMCMLNGGEDYELLFTISLKDHDKIKNHPDITVLGHMTEASDGVNLVTKQGQPIPLRAQGWQHF, from the coding sequence ATGAGTGACATCACCCCCCTGGAAAACCTTGGAGAGTTTGGCCTGATTCGCCGGATTCAGGAAACCGTGACCCTGCGCCAGCCCAGCACCAGCCTCGGCATCGGCGACGACGCGGCCATCCTAGCTCCCGAAGCCGGCCACGACCTGGTCGTCAGCACCGATATGCTGGTCGAAGGCGTCCATTTTGACTTAACCTTCTGCCCGCTCAAGCACGTGGGCTATAAGGCCGTGGCCGTCAACGTGTCGGACATTGCCGCCATGAACGCCACGCCCACTCAGATTGTGGTTGGTCTGGCCATCGGCAGCCGCTACTCGGTGGAGGCCATTGACGAGCTCTACGAAGGCATGCGCCTGGCCTGCGAGGCCTACAACGTGGACTTGGTGGGCGGCGACACTACCGCCAGCCGCGGCGGCCTCACCATCAGTATCACGGCTATGGGCCAGGTAGCCCACGGGCAGGCCGTGCGCCGCAGCGGCGCCAAGCCCAACGACCTGCTCTGCGTCACCGGTGACCTGGGCGGGGCGTTTCTGGGCTTGCAGGTGCTGGAGCGCGAAAAAGCCGCCTGGACCGCCGACCCCGACATGCAGCCCGAACTGAGCAAATATCCCTACGTATTGCAGCGGCAGCTGCGCCCCGAGGCCCGCATGGACGTGGTGCACGAGCTGCGTGACCTGGGCGTAGTGCCCACCAGCATGATTGACGTGTCGGACGGACTGGCCTCGGAAGTGCTGCACCTGTGCAAGGCCTCGGGCACCGGGGCCAGGGTGTTTTCCGAGAACCTGCCCGCCGCCAACCCCATGCTGGAAGTAGCCGACGAGTTCCAGCTCGACCCCATTATGTGCATGCTCAACGGCGGCGAAGATTACGAGCTGCTCTTCACCATCTCGCTCAAGGACCACGACAAAATCAAGAACCACCCCGACATCACCGTCCTGGGCCACATGACCGAAGCCAGCGACGGGGTAAACCTGGTCACCAAGCAGGGCCAGCCTATTCCGCTGCGCGCCCAGGGCTGGCAGCACTTTTAA
- a CDS encoding peptidoglycan DD-metalloendopeptidase family protein, with translation MSGFDLAALLERHQHEFGPVLPVDLNAPEVARLDFTAANPILATADLRDTEAFETLVARLLEEQNALIGVGGYLENRVIYRRSPGQFGDPTVQARSLHLGVDVWLRAGTPVLAPLDAIVHSVADNDHFGDYGPTVILQHELEDTTFYTLYGHLGRAEVALLRAGMTLEKGEKFAEVGPHPENGDWPPHLHFQVMANMLGWEGDFPGVALPTEREQWAQLCPDPNLILQAQVLQ, from the coding sequence ATGTCTGGTTTTGACCTTGCGGCCCTGCTCGAACGCCACCAGCACGAGTTCGGCCCCGTGCTGCCCGTCGACCTGAATGCCCCCGAAGTGGCCCGCCTCGACTTCACGGCCGCCAACCCCATCCTGGCCACGGCCGACCTGCGCGACACGGAGGCTTTTGAAACGCTGGTGGCCCGGCTGCTGGAAGAGCAAAACGCGCTGATTGGCGTGGGCGGCTACCTCGAAAACCGGGTTATCTACCGCCGCAGCCCCGGGCAGTTTGGCGACCCCACCGTGCAGGCCCGCTCCCTGCACCTGGGCGTGGACGTGTGGCTGCGGGCCGGTACGCCGGTGCTGGCCCCGCTGGACGCCATAGTGCACAGCGTGGCCGACAACGACCATTTCGGCGACTACGGCCCCACCGTGATTCTGCAGCACGAGCTGGAAGACACTACGTTTTACACCCTCTACGGCCATTTGGGCCGGGCCGAAGTGGCCCTGCTGCGCGCCGGCATGACCCTGGAAAAAGGTGAGAAGTTTGCCGAGGTGGGCCCCCACCCCGAAAACGGCGACTGGCCGCCCCACCTCCACTTCCAGGTTATGGCCAATATGCTGGGCTGGGAAGGCGACTTTCCCGGCGTAGCCCTGCCCACCGAACGGGAGCAGTGGGCCCAGCTCTGCCCCGACCCGAATCTGATTCTGCAGGCGCAGGTACTGCAGTAG
- a CDS encoding alpha/beta fold hydrolase, producing MQTTPAPSLGAYSDEELIQRLPGFTNHYATVNGVRLHYVEGGQGPALVCLPGWPQTWFSYHPIAAELARYYRVILVDIRGMGSSEKPATGYDKKTMAQDIYELLRHLGLEKASLLGHDIGGMVASSFGFNYPQATEKLILADGAHPSEGLRQMPLLPAPGAFTGKMDGQQPYVWWMAFNQVKELPEQLLAGRFEFLLDYLFRYVMLDESRMSAFDRAVYAAVYNQPENIRAANAWYQALEQDIADANTYGRLPMPVLGIGSHVSYSYLQMSLPYVAENVEVIGILDSGHYMFEEQPAQVLAAVLGFLQPAAG from the coding sequence GTGCAAACCACTCCTGCCCCTTCCCTGGGGGCCTACTCCGACGAGGAGCTCATCCAGCGCCTGCCCGGCTTTACCAACCACTACGCCACCGTCAACGGGGTGCGCCTGCACTACGTGGAAGGCGGCCAGGGCCCGGCCCTGGTGTGCCTGCCCGGCTGGCCCCAGACCTGGTTTTCCTACCACCCCATTGCCGCCGAGCTGGCCCGGTACTACCGGGTTATCCTCGTGGATATCCGGGGCATGGGCAGCTCCGAGAAGCCCGCCACTGGCTACGACAAGAAGACCATGGCCCAGGATATTTATGAACTGCTGCGCCACCTGGGCCTGGAAAAAGCCTCCCTGCTGGGCCACGACATCGGCGGCATGGTGGCCAGCAGCTTCGGGTTCAACTACCCGCAGGCCACCGAGAAGCTGATTCTGGCCGACGGAGCCCACCCCAGTGAAGGCCTGCGGCAGATGCCCCTGCTGCCGGCGCCCGGCGCCTTTACGGGCAAAATGGACGGGCAGCAGCCCTACGTCTGGTGGATGGCTTTCAACCAGGTGAAGGAGCTGCCCGAGCAGCTGCTGGCCGGGCGGTTTGAGTTTCTGCTCGACTACCTATTCCGCTACGTGATGCTGGACGAGAGCCGGATGTCGGCCTTCGACCGGGCCGTGTACGCGGCCGTATACAACCAGCCCGAAAACATTCGGGCGGCCAACGCCTGGTACCAGGCCCTGGAGCAGGATATTGCCGACGCCAACACCTACGGCCGCCTGCCGATGCCGGTGCTGGGCATTGGCAGCCACGTGTCGTACAGCTACCTGCAAATGAGCCTGCCCTACGTAGCTGAGAATGTCGAGGTCATCGGCATTCTGGACAGCGGCCACTATATGTTTGAGGAACAACCCGCGCAGGTGCTGGCCGCCGTGCTGGGCTTTCTGCAGCCGGCCGCTGGCTAA